A single genomic interval of Granulicella tundricola MP5ACTX9 harbors:
- a CDS encoding S1C family serine protease, with amino-acid sequence MKLRPVLLVLLLLAGFYYLTTRGASSRALIPWAHGVSRASFVPAAGEGSVDRSVGSDDGPLGNFHLTESASAAPAFDAEEQQNIAVYRKALPSVVNITSTAVSYDFFNRPVPQQGQGSGFVLDKEGHILTNNHVIDNAQRVEVTLSDKHKYKATVIGIDTHHDLALLSITAPGLVPATLSDSGGLVVGQKVYAIGNPFGLSGTMTRGMISAIRSIGTSGTQGGGGAIEDAIQTDAAINPGNSGGPLLNSRGEVIGITTLIASSGADQSAGIGFAIPINTAKAVLDDFAHYGKVRRPSLDIETLPIGPDIAEQIGLPADYGVLVEKTMPGGAAEKAGLRGGNQRVYMGNTPIDLGGDLIVGMDGQEVQTPQDLSQALTRHKAGDVVTVTVFRGQRKLNLKVTLGDAKDAISLPGRST; translated from the coding sequence ATGAAGCTGCGTCCGGTTTTGCTGGTTCTTCTGTTGCTTGCGGGGTTCTACTACCTGACGACGCGTGGGGCGTCCTCGCGGGCGCTGATTCCGTGGGCGCATGGGGTCTCGCGGGCTTCGTTTGTGCCGGCTGCGGGGGAAGGTTCGGTCGACCGGTCGGTGGGGTCTGACGATGGGCCGCTGGGGAACTTCCACCTGACCGAGTCGGCTTCGGCTGCGCCGGCTTTCGATGCGGAGGAGCAGCAGAATATTGCGGTTTACCGGAAGGCGCTGCCTTCGGTGGTGAATATTACTTCGACCGCCGTGAGCTACGACTTCTTCAATCGGCCGGTGCCGCAGCAGGGACAGGGGTCGGGGTTTGTGCTGGATAAGGAAGGGCACATCCTGACGAATAATCACGTCATCGACAACGCGCAGCGGGTTGAGGTGACTCTGTCCGACAAGCATAAGTACAAGGCGACGGTGATCGGGATCGATACGCATCATGATCTGGCGCTGCTTTCGATTACGGCTCCGGGGCTGGTGCCGGCGACGCTGTCCGATAGCGGCGGTCTGGTGGTGGGGCAGAAGGTGTATGCGATCGGAAATCCGTTTGGGTTGAGCGGGACGATGACGCGGGGGATGATCTCGGCGATCCGGTCCATTGGGACGTCCGGGACGCAGGGCGGCGGCGGGGCGATCGAGGATGCGATTCAGACGGATGCGGCGATCAATCCCGGGAACTCGGGTGGTCCGCTGCTGAACTCGCGGGGCGAGGTGATTGGGATTACGACGCTGATTGCGAGCTCGGGCGCGGATCAGTCGGCTGGGATCGGGTTTGCGATTCCGATCAATACGGCGAAGGCGGTGCTGGACGACTTTGCGCATTATGGCAAGGTGAGGCGGCCATCGCTGGATATCGAGACGCTGCCGATTGGGCCGGATATTGCTGAACAGATTGGGCTGCCGGCGGACTATGGAGTTCTGGTCGAGAAGACGATGCCGGGTGGCGCTGCCGAGAAGGCCGGGCTGCGCGGCGGGAATCAGCGGGTCTATATGGGGAATACGCCGATCGATCTGGGCGGGGACCTGATCGTCGGGATGGATGGGCAGGAGGTGCAGACGCCGCAGGATCTGAGCCAGGCGCTGACTCGGCACAAGGCCGGCGACGTGGTGACGGTGACGGTGTTCCGGGGACAACGGAAGCTGAACCTGAAGGTGACGCTGGGCGATGCGAAGGATGCAATCTCGCTTCCGGGGCGGAGTACTTAA
- a CDS encoding site-2 protease family protein has protein sequence MNVAESVAVSPVPLSAPEPIFNCPECSHWLAPGTLACPDCHAIVYAQHMKAIATAALAEEGEKHWAEAREIWRQGLGWLPAETKQYDAVVERMTLLDGRIRGAEDTKAKWTKRLGPLAPVVFFLAKAKSFLFILFKLKFLLSFVGFFAIYWALFGWRFGLGFTLSILVHEMGHYVAARRRGLKVDLPVFLPGLGAYVRWYSMGINLEELSSIALAGPFFGLIFAVACGAVAKFSVGTTQELFSALAHVTAWLNLLNLIPVFGLDGAQATYALDKMQRWLILASALIFFGLSQEWMLLGVAAGMGWRLWTGDVPEKPGTGTFLRYVLLIFALGIVVYVFPDTTRRF, from the coding sequence ATGAATGTGGCTGAGAGTGTTGCTGTGTCGCCTGTACCGCTTTCGGCTCCTGAGCCGATCTTCAACTGCCCTGAGTGCAGCCATTGGCTTGCGCCGGGGACGCTGGCTTGCCCGGACTGTCATGCGATCGTCTATGCGCAGCATATGAAGGCGATTGCTACGGCGGCTCTGGCGGAAGAGGGCGAGAAGCACTGGGCGGAGGCGAGGGAGATCTGGCGGCAGGGGCTCGGGTGGCTGCCCGCCGAGACGAAGCAGTACGACGCGGTGGTGGAGCGGATGACGCTGCTCGACGGGCGGATCAGGGGCGCGGAGGATACGAAGGCGAAGTGGACGAAACGGCTTGGGCCGCTGGCTCCAGTTGTTTTCTTCCTGGCCAAGGCTAAGAGCTTTTTGTTCATCCTGTTTAAGTTGAAGTTTCTGCTGAGCTTTGTGGGGTTCTTTGCGATCTACTGGGCTCTGTTTGGGTGGCGGTTCGGGTTGGGGTTTACGCTCTCGATCCTGGTTCATGAGATGGGGCACTATGTGGCAGCGCGGAGGCGCGGGCTGAAGGTTGATCTGCCGGTGTTTCTGCCGGGGCTTGGCGCCTATGTGCGGTGGTACTCGATGGGGATCAACCTGGAGGAGCTGTCGAGCATCGCGCTCGCCGGGCCGTTCTTCGGGCTGATCTTTGCGGTGGCGTGCGGGGCGGTGGCGAAGTTTTCCGTCGGGACGACGCAGGAGCTGTTCAGCGCGCTGGCGCATGTGACGGCGTGGCTGAACCTGCTGAACCTGATCCCGGTGTTCGGGCTGGATGGGGCACAGGCGACGTATGCGCTCGACAAGATGCAGCGTTGGCTGATCCTGGCGAGCGCGCTGATCTTCTTCGGGCTCTCCCAGGAGTGGATGCTGCTGGGAGTGGCGGCGGGGATGGGCTGGCGGCTTTGGACGGGGGATGTGCCGGAGAAGCCGGGGACCGGAACGTTTCTGCGGTACGTGCTGTTGATCTTCGCGCTGGGAATCGTGGTTTATGTGTTCCCGGATACTACGCGGCGGTTCTAA
- the lpxA gene encoding acyl-ACP--UDP-N-acetylglucosamine O-acyltransferase produces MSVHSTAIIEAGAVVPESCTIGPYCTIGKDVVLGEECELISHVVLAGHTTLGRGNKVFSFACIGIAPQDLKYKDEPTRVVLGDDNVIREYVTISRGTVGGGGLTTVGDGCLIMAYTHIGHDSSIGNGCILANSATLAGHVTVEDYAVVGALCPVHQFCRIGKYAYIGGGTTITQDVLPFSLTSIARDNHAYGLNKVGLERRGFTPEQLKELRGAYRLITAGKMNVSQALEELRGRIAAGEVGEHVKYLVEFVGKSERGVIR; encoded by the coding sequence GTGAGCGTTCATTCGACCGCGATCATCGAGGCGGGAGCCGTGGTGCCGGAGAGTTGCACGATTGGGCCTTACTGCACGATCGGCAAGGATGTCGTGCTGGGCGAGGAGTGCGAGCTGATCTCGCATGTGGTGCTGGCGGGGCATACGACGCTGGGGCGCGGGAACAAGGTGTTCTCGTTTGCGTGTATCGGGATTGCTCCGCAGGACCTGAAGTACAAGGACGAGCCTACGCGGGTAGTGCTGGGCGATGACAATGTGATTCGGGAGTATGTGACGATCTCGCGTGGGACCGTGGGCGGCGGCGGGCTGACGACGGTGGGCGATGGCTGCCTGATCATGGCGTACACGCATATTGGGCATGATTCTTCGATTGGGAATGGGTGCATTCTGGCCAACTCGGCTACGCTGGCGGGGCATGTAACGGTGGAGGACTATGCGGTGGTGGGGGCGCTTTGTCCCGTGCATCAGTTTTGCCGGATCGGGAAGTATGCGTACATTGGCGGTGGCACGACGATCACGCAGGATGTGCTGCCGTTCTCGCTGACGTCGATCGCTCGGGATAACCATGCGTATGGGCTGAATAAGGTGGGGCTGGAACGGCGAGGGTTTACGCCGGAGCAATTGAAGGAGCTGCGTGGGGCTTATCGGCTGATTACGGCGGGGAAGATGAATGTGTCGCAGGCTCTCGAAGAGCTGCGCGGGCGGATCGCAGCAGGTGAGGTGGGCGAGCATGTGAAGTACCTGGTGGAGTTTGTGGGGAAGAGCGAGCGGGGCGTGATCCGGTAA
- the fabZ gene encoding 3-hydroxyacyl-ACP dehydratase FabZ — MSETETAPTATETATPPAYKQTMDITEIMAILPHRYPFLLIDRVIEIERKQRIVAIKNVTVNEPHFTGHFPDYPIMPGVLMVEAIAQTGGALLLTEIEDRDQKLMVFTGIESARFRRPVTPGDQLRIEVKVVNWRTRVVKMAGVITVDGKVVCDATVTCALTDRPKKAAAASAESAE; from the coding sequence ATGAGTGAGACTGAAACCGCCCCGACTGCGACCGAAACGGCTACGCCGCCTGCCTATAAACAGACGATGGATATAACCGAGATTATGGCGATCCTGCCGCATCGGTATCCGTTTCTGCTGATCGACCGCGTGATTGAGATCGAGCGTAAGCAGCGGATCGTCGCAATCAAGAACGTGACGGTGAACGAGCCGCACTTCACGGGACACTTCCCGGACTATCCGATCATGCCGGGCGTCCTGATGGTGGAGGCGATCGCGCAGACTGGTGGCGCGCTGCTGCTGACGGAGATTGAAGACCGCGACCAGAAGCTGATGGTGTTTACGGGGATCGAGAGCGCTCGTTTCCGCCGGCCGGTTACGCCGGGCGACCAGCTTCGCATTGAGGTGAAGGTGGTGAACTGGCGGACGCGTGTGGTGAAGATGGCCGGCGTGATCACGGTGGACGGCAAGGTGGTCTGCGATGCGACGGTTACCTGCGCGTTGACGGATCGGCCTAAGAAGGCGGCTGCTGCGAGTGCGGAGAGCGCGGAGTGA
- a CDS encoding SDR family NAD(P)-dependent oxidoreductase, whose amino-acid sequence MSEMNGVVMSLAGKVALITGGSRGIGAATVRMFRAAGARVVFSYQAAQEQAEALVVECGGEEVCRAVRQALATPADGAALVAAAVEAFGRVDCLIVNHGIWPAHDQPIATMTDEQWRGTISINLDSVFGLVRAGVAAMQTQVRESGPGAPSSVKGHIVLIASTAAQRGEAFHADYAASKGALISLTKSLSSELAGQGILCNCVAPGWVGTEMSLAALSDPETSKKATALIPLGRIGSVEEIAGPVLFLCTPLAGFVSGEIFNVNGGAVLVG is encoded by the coding sequence ATGAGCGAGATGAACGGTGTTGTGATGTCGCTGGCCGGTAAGGTGGCTTTGATTACGGGTGGGTCGCGTGGCATTGGTGCGGCTACGGTGAGGATGTTTCGGGCGGCGGGCGCGCGGGTGGTGTTTAGCTACCAAGCGGCCCAGGAGCAGGCGGAGGCGCTGGTAGTGGAGTGTGGTGGCGAGGAGGTCTGCCGGGCGGTGAGGCAGGCACTGGCTACGCCGGCGGATGGGGCTGCGCTGGTGGCGGCGGCCGTGGAGGCGTTTGGTCGGGTGGATTGCCTGATCGTGAACCATGGGATCTGGCCCGCGCACGATCAGCCGATTGCGACGATGACGGATGAACAGTGGCGGGGGACGATCTCGATCAATCTGGATAGTGTGTTTGGGCTGGTGAGGGCGGGGGTGGCAGCGATGCAGACCCAGGTCCGAGAGTCCGGACCTGGGGCACCCAGCTCTGTAAAGGGGCATATTGTGCTGATTGCTTCTACGGCGGCGCAGCGGGGGGAGGCGTTTCATGCGGACTATGCGGCTAGTAAGGGGGCGCTGATCTCGCTGACGAAGAGCTTGTCCAGCGAGCTGGCGGGGCAGGGGATTCTTTGCAACTGCGTGGCTCCGGGGTGGGTGGGGACGGAGATGTCGCTTGCAGCCCTGAGCGATCCGGAGACGTCCAAGAAGGCGACGGCGTTGATTCCGCTGGGACGGATTGGGTCTGTGGAGGAGATTGCCGGGCCGGTGCTGTTTCTGTGTACTCCGCTGGCTGGGTTTGTCTCCGGCGAGATCTTCAATGTGAACGGCGGGGCTGTGCTGGTTGGGTGA
- a CDS encoding septal ring lytic transglycosylase RlpA family protein, with protein sequence MLQYLKMDLIAACMAVTTLFSLPTPVPATAPIATVAPMVNPPALVPVAGNSVAKKLPVAARIHASVAPVLTKALHPLRLAGTGMASWYGSMWNGKKTASGETFNETLLTACHRTLPFGTRVKVTAVNTGKSVIVKINDRGTMTPSRIIDLSSGAAKQLGIINAGVAKVKLEVLDKVENPATTHQMPL encoded by the coding sequence TTGCTTCAATATCTCAAGATGGATCTCATCGCAGCGTGCATGGCCGTGACGACTCTGTTCTCACTCCCCACTCCCGTCCCCGCGACAGCTCCCATCGCGACCGTAGCCCCCATGGTGAATCCGCCCGCCCTCGTGCCGGTAGCCGGTAACTCCGTAGCCAAAAAGCTTCCCGTCGCCGCCCGCATCCACGCCAGTGTCGCACCCGTCCTCACCAAGGCATTGCACCCCCTGCGCCTCGCCGGAACCGGCATGGCCTCCTGGTACGGCTCCATGTGGAACGGCAAAAAGACCGCCAGCGGCGAGACCTTCAACGAGACCCTCCTCACCGCCTGCCACCGCACCCTGCCCTTCGGCACCCGCGTCAAGGTCACCGCCGTCAACACCGGCAAATCCGTCATCGTCAAGATCAACGACCGCGGCACCATGACCCCCAGCCGTATCATTGATCTATCCTCCGGCGCAGCCAAACAACTCGGCATCATCAACGCCGGCGTAGCCAAGGTCAAACTGGAAGTCCTGGACAAGGTAGAAAACCCCGCCACCACCCACCAGATGCCCCTCTAG
- a CDS encoding DUF4160 domain-containing protein has translation MPTVLRVGPYRFYFYSEEGKEPPHVHVEAGEKKAKYWITPVELQKNEGFRSGERREIEQILHQNLTSILSKWNEYFKINTD, from the coding sequence ATGCCCACGGTGCTGAGGGTTGGACCTTATCGGTTCTACTTTTACTCAGAAGAAGGGAAGGAGCCGCCTCACGTTCACGTTGAAGCCGGTGAGAAGAAAGCGAAGTATTGGATTACTCCCGTAGAATTGCAGAAGAACGAAGGCTTCCGTAGCGGGGAGAGAAGGGAGATCGAGCAGATTCTTCACCAGAATCTCACTTCGATCCTGAGTAAATGGAATGAATACTTCAAGATCAATACCGACTGA
- a CDS encoding DUF2442 domain-containing protein, whose amino-acid sequence MVDDSVLRVRFEDGTEATSPVQRFPRLLHATPKERSVWRIIGKGDGIHWPEIDEDISIRSLRGEMPLATASSEKIEEVLKLTGEIYKASHRLREISGGRSFTPDGHFVAAVGKVVAEYIYDLRPVSDDVRFVDAVSSSGASVQIMLAGPTGTKFGIRWSKGSSSSHADILLCLKLTAEGFQEIYNGSFPVELVEGKPAGQVQISVKRLIEHNPALLEKAHSFASINGFLPAQLANVA is encoded by the coding sequence ATGGTGGATGATTCCGTACTGCGGGTCCGTTTTGAAGACGGCACGGAAGCTACTTCCCCAGTCCAGCGATTTCCTCGTTTGCTGCACGCGACTCCGAAAGAGCGGAGTGTATGGAGAATCATTGGCAAGGGCGATGGGATCCATTGGCCTGAGATTGATGAAGATATTTCCATCCGTTCTCTTCGTGGGGAGATGCCGCTAGCGACTGCTTCGTCCGAGAAGATTGAAGAGGTGCTCAAGCTCACTGGGGAGATTTACAAAGCCTCCCACCGGCTCCGTGAGATTTCTGGAGGACGATCCTTTACACCGGACGGACACTTCGTTGCTGCGGTCGGGAAGGTGGTTGCGGAATATATCTATGATCTTCGTCCGGTCTCGGATGATGTGCGTTTTGTAGACGCGGTCAGCAGTTCCGGCGCATCGGTCCAGATCATGCTGGCTGGTCCAACAGGGACGAAGTTTGGAATCCGCTGGTCAAAGGGTTCTAGTTCTTCGCACGCAGATATTTTGCTTTGTCTGAAGCTCACGGCCGAAGGATTTCAGGAGATTTACAACGGCTCCTTTCCTGTTGAGTTGGTCGAGGGTAAACCAGCGGGTCAGGTTCAGATATCCGTAAAGCGCCTCATAGAACATAACCCTGCGTTGCTGGAAAAAGCGCACAGCTTCGCCAGCATCAACGGCTTTCTTCCAGCTCAACTCGCAAATGTCGCCTGA
- a CDS encoding MarR family winged helix-turn-helix transcriptional regulator — protein sequence MMKDSKKSEGAPLRPISKLIRRITMGFRTRLDDRLRDHQVTTAQIRMLYELRERPGGSGAQMARACYVSPQSAQTMLARAVERGWVVRGKDPENERLVTMRLTDSGRELLEYAEGVVKAMEAELWEGVSPEELGVVRGVLERVAGRFEE from the coding sequence ATGATGAAGGACTCAAAAAAATCCGAGGGCGCTCCGCTTCGTCCGATTTCAAAGTTGATCCGGCGGATCACGATGGGATTCCGGACGCGGCTGGACGACCGGCTGCGCGACCATCAGGTGACGACGGCGCAGATTCGGATGCTGTACGAGTTGCGGGAGCGGCCGGGTGGGAGTGGGGCGCAGATGGCTCGGGCGTGCTATGTCAGTCCGCAGAGCGCGCAGACGATGCTGGCGCGGGCGGTGGAGCGGGGATGGGTCGTGCGGGGGAAAGACCCGGAGAATGAACGGCTGGTGACGATGCGGTTGACAGACTCTGGGCGGGAGTTACTGGAGTACGCGGAGGGCGTGGTGAAGGCTATGGAGGCGGAGCTTTGGGAAGGGGTTTCGCCGGAGGAGCTTGGGGTGGTGCGGGGGGTGCTGGAGAGGGTGGCGGGGCGGTTTGAGGAGTAG
- a CDS encoding PAS domain-containing protein: MAQFFDAATDAIFFLDRDYRFTFLNRRAFEVLAPGGGDILGRVLFELYPDTVYEGSPYVKAYEGSMERREVGEFEAYYPEPFNFWLRVQSYPADDGIIVFFRDVTQDRLLHESLRSKSEEEERQRAEIESVYANAPIGLALFDLNDYTYLRLNDRQAAFFGKRPEEVVGRTLTEMAPIEGLRELFDGVAAGVPVINFPLVGALVTDPDTVRYWTVSYFPVTSSDGTVTGITAASLEVTHQKKTEMALIQSEKLAAVGRLASSIAHEINNPLEAVTNLLYLAERTDDLTEVRQYLRDAEVELRRVAAITAQTLRFHKQSTDAQAVTMEELIRSALSIFQGRLANSPIEVVECFHAQQPVRCFEGEIRQVLSNLLGNALDSMSAEGGRLLIRTQTATNWRTGDRGVAILFGDQGTGIDAKFRAKLFEPFFTTKGIMGTGLGLWVSKGIIDRHHGTIAVRSRQMPGASGTIFRIWLPFDAAVRRS; encoded by the coding sequence ATGGCACAGTTTTTCGACGCTGCCACCGATGCGATCTTCTTTCTGGACCGGGATTATCGGTTTACATTTCTCAATCGCCGCGCATTTGAAGTTCTGGCGCCAGGGGGAGGAGACATCCTGGGGCGCGTGCTGTTTGAACTTTACCCGGACACGGTTTACGAGGGCTCCCCTTACGTCAAAGCTTACGAAGGCAGTATGGAGCGGAGAGAGGTCGGGGAGTTCGAAGCCTATTATCCTGAGCCCTTCAACTTCTGGCTGCGCGTGCAAAGCTATCCCGCGGACGACGGGATCATCGTATTCTTTCGTGACGTGACCCAGGATCGGCTTCTGCACGAGTCTTTGCGCAGCAAGAGTGAAGAGGAAGAGCGTCAAAGGGCTGAGATCGAAAGCGTGTATGCGAACGCACCCATTGGGCTGGCGCTGTTCGACCTGAACGACTATACCTATCTGCGTTTGAATGACCGGCAGGCAGCCTTCTTTGGGAAGAGACCGGAAGAGGTTGTCGGTCGAACGCTTACGGAGATGGCTCCGATCGAAGGTTTGCGTGAGCTGTTCGATGGCGTGGCGGCGGGAGTGCCCGTGATCAACTTTCCGCTGGTGGGGGCACTGGTTACCGATCCGGATACCGTGCGCTACTGGACCGTGAGCTACTTTCCAGTGACTTCAAGCGATGGGACAGTTACGGGCATTACGGCTGCCTCTCTTGAGGTGACCCATCAGAAGAAGACCGAAATGGCTCTCATTCAGAGCGAAAAGCTGGCTGCGGTTGGGCGGTTGGCGTCAAGCATTGCACATGAGATCAACAACCCGCTTGAGGCGGTGACCAATCTCTTGTATCTGGCGGAGCGAACGGATGATTTGACGGAGGTGCGGCAGTATCTCCGTGACGCGGAGGTGGAGTTGAGGCGCGTCGCTGCCATCACTGCCCAGACCTTGCGCTTCCATAAGCAATCAACCGACGCCCAGGCGGTCACGATGGAGGAGTTGATCCGAAGCGCTCTTTCAATCTTTCAAGGAAGGCTTGCGAACTCTCCCATCGAAGTTGTGGAGTGTTTCCATGCCCAACAGCCAGTGCGTTGCTTCGAAGGAGAGATTCGACAGGTCTTGAGCAACCTTCTGGGCAATGCGCTGGACTCCATGAGCGCGGAAGGTGGACGCCTGTTAATTCGGACCCAGACTGCGACCAACTGGAGGACTGGTGATCGCGGGGTGGCGATCCTCTTTGGAGATCAAGGGACCGGGATCGACGCAAAGTTCCGTGCGAAGCTCTTCGAGCCGTTCTTCACGACCAAGGGCATCATGGGGACGGGTCTGGGCCTTTGGGTGAGTAAAGGGATTATCGATCGGCATCATGGGACGATTGCGGTGCGAAGCCGCCAGATGCCTGGGGCCAGCGGGACTATCTTCCGGATCTGGCTTCCCTTCGACGCGGCCGTCCGTAGGTCATAG